A window of Aeromicrobium sp. Root236 contains these coding sequences:
- a CDS encoding adenylate kinase: MRLLIMGPPGAGKGTQAVALAKRIGGAHISTGDIFRANVQQQTELGKVAQRYMDAGEYVPDEVTNAMVEDRLAQDDAREAFILDGYPRTVDQVDTLDRILDGLGTKLDGVLELVVDPEELIQRLLKRAETSGRADDTEEVIRHRQEVYTAETAPLLEVYGSRGLVIEVDGMGDVDEVTRRIDAALPS; this comes from the coding sequence ATGCGGCTGCTCATCATGGGCCCCCCGGGTGCGGGCAAGGGAACCCAGGCCGTCGCGCTGGCCAAGCGCATCGGTGGAGCACACATCTCGACCGGCGACATCTTCCGCGCCAACGTGCAGCAGCAGACCGAGCTCGGCAAGGTCGCGCAGCGCTACATGGACGCCGGCGAGTACGTCCCCGACGAGGTGACCAACGCGATGGTCGAGGACCGCCTCGCGCAGGACGACGCCCGTGAGGCGTTCATCCTCGACGGCTATCCCCGCACGGTCGACCAGGTCGACACCCTCGACCGCATCCTCGACGGACTCGGCACCAAGCTCGACGGCGTGCTCGAGCTCGTCGTCGATCCTGAGGAGCTGATCCAGCGCCTGCTCAAGCGGGCCGAGACCAGCGGCCGCGCCGACGACACCGAAGAGGTCATCCGGCACCGCCAGGAGGTCTACACGGCCGAGACGGCGCCTCTGCTCGAGGTCTACGGCTCGCGCGGCCTCGTCATCGAGGTCGACGGCATGGGCGATGTCGACGAGGTCACCCGAAGGATCGACGCCGCCCTGCCCTCCTGA
- the secY gene encoding preprotein translocase subunit SecY, with amino-acid sequence MLSAFVHAFRTPDLRKKILFVLFVIVLFRLGSTMPAPGIDVANVRQCVDNASNGSNSSLFALINVFSGGALLQLTVFALGIMPYITASIILQLLVVVIPRLEALKKEGQAGQTKITQYTRYLTLGLAILQATGIVALARSGNLFGGSCNLDLLYRQDSILSFLLIVLTMVAGTAVIMWLGELITDRGIGNGMSILIFTQVVATFPGAMWQIKQQKGPTTFVLVILIGLVIVAAVIFIEQAQRRIPVQYAKRMVGRRMFGGSSTYIPLKVNQAGIIPVIFASSLMYLPALMAQFNQNAPWAIWVNDNFVKGDHPYYMVTFFLLIVFFTYFYVSITFNPEEVADNMKKYGGFIPGIRAGRPTQEYLAYVLSRITAPGALYLGLIALIPMIAIAILNASQNFPFGGTTILIIVGVGLDTVKQIESQLQQRNYEGFLK; translated from the coding sequence GTGCTCAGCGCCTTCGTCCATGCATTCAGGACGCCCGACCTGCGGAAGAAGATCCTCTTCGTCCTGTTCGTCATCGTGCTGTTCCGGCTGGGCTCGACGATGCCGGCACCCGGCATCGATGTCGCCAACGTCCGACAGTGCGTCGACAACGCCTCGAACGGCTCCAACAGCAGCCTGTTCGCCCTCATCAACGTCTTCTCCGGCGGAGCGCTGCTCCAGCTGACCGTGTTTGCGCTGGGCATCATGCCCTACATCACCGCGAGCATCATCCTGCAGCTGCTCGTCGTCGTGATCCCGCGTCTGGAGGCCCTCAAGAAGGAGGGCCAGGCGGGGCAGACCAAGATCACGCAGTACACCCGCTACCTCACGCTGGGCCTGGCGATCCTGCAGGCGACCGGCATCGTGGCCCTGGCCCGCAGCGGCAACCTGTTCGGTGGCTCGTGCAACCTTGACCTGCTCTACCGCCAGGACAGCATCCTGTCGTTCCTGCTGATCGTCCTGACGATGGTCGCCGGCACCGCCGTCATCATGTGGCTCGGCGAGCTCATCACGGACCGCGGCATCGGCAACGGCATGTCGATCCTGATCTTCACGCAGGTCGTCGCCACGTTCCCCGGCGCCATGTGGCAGATCAAGCAGCAGAAGGGCCCGACGACGTTCGTCCTGGTCATCCTGATCGGTCTCGTGATCGTCGCGGCGGTGATCTTCATCGAGCAGGCGCAGCGCCGCATCCCGGTGCAGTACGCCAAGCGCATGGTCGGCCGCCGCATGTTCGGTGGCTCGTCGACGTACATCCCGCTCAAGGTCAACCAGGCCGGCATCATCCCGGTCATCTTCGCCTCGAGCCTGATGTACCTGCCTGCGCTGATGGCGCAGTTCAACCAGAACGCTCCGTGGGCGATCTGGGTCAACGACAACTTCGTCAAGGGCGACCACCCCTACTACATGGTCACGTTCTTCCTGCTGATCGTGTTCTTCACGTACTTCTACGTGTCGATCACGTTCAACCCCGAAGAGGTCGCCGACAACATGAAGAAGTACGGCGGCTTCATCCCGGGCATCCGTGCCGGCCGGCCGACGCAGGAGTACCTCGCGTACGTCCTGAGCCGCATCACGGCGCCGGGCGCGCTCTACCTCGGCCTGATCGCCCTGATCCCGATGATCGCGATCGCGATCCTCAACGCGAGCCAGAACTTCCCGTTCGGCGGCACGACGATCCTCATCATCGTCGGCGTGGGTCTCGACACGGTCAAGCAGATCGAGAGCCAGCTGCAGCAGCGCAACTACGAAGGGTTCCTCAAGTAA
- the rplO gene encoding 50S ribosomal protein L15, whose protein sequence is MALKLHHLRPAPGAKTAKTRVGRGEGSKGKTAGRGTKGTQARYQVPAGFEGGQVPIHMRLPKLKGFKNPFREEYQVVNLDRLEELYPKGGDVDVASLVANGAVRKGRPVKVLGQGEITVKLQITANKFSASAKTKIEAAGGSVTVLG, encoded by the coding sequence ATGGCGCTCAAGCTGCACCACCTGCGTCCCGCGCCGGGAGCCAAGACCGCCAAGACCCGCGTGGGTCGCGGTGAGGGCTCCAAGGGCAAGACCGCCGGTCGAGGCACCAAGGGCACCCAGGCTCGCTACCAGGTCCCCGCGGGCTTCGAGGGCGGCCAGGTTCCGATCCACATGCGACTGCCGAAGCTGAAGGGGTTCAAGAACCCGTTCCGCGAGGAGTACCAGGTCGTCAACCTCGATCGTCTCGAGGAGCTCTACCCCAAGGGTGGTGACGTCGACGTCGCGTCGCTCGTCGCCAACGGCGCGGTCCGCAAGGGTCGCCCGGTCAAGGTCCTCGGGCAGGGCGAGATCACGGTCAAGCTGCAGATCACGGCGAACAAGTTCTCCGCGTCGGCCAAGACCAAGATCGAAGCAGCCGGAGGCAGCGTCACCGTTCTCGGTTGA
- the rpmD gene encoding 50S ribosomal protein L30, whose translation MAKIQVTQVKSGIGRKPNHRQTLRTLGLKRIGDVVVKEDRPEIRGMAASISHLVDVKEVD comes from the coding sequence ATGGCGAAGATCCAGGTCACCCAGGTCAAGTCCGGCATCGGCCGCAAGCCCAATCATCGTCAGACCCTGCGCACGCTCGGTCTGAAGCGCATCGGCGACGTCGTCGTCAAGGAAGATCGTCCCGAGATCCGCGGCATGGCTGCGTCCATCTCGCACCTCGTGGACGTCAAGGAGGTTGACTGA
- the rpsE gene encoding 30S ribosomal protein S5, with protein MSGQQRRGGGGGRGRGNDRGAEKSQYIEKVVTINRVAKVVKGGRRFSFTALVIVGDGDGQVGIGYGKAKEVPTAIAKGVEEAKKSFFRVPRIQGTIPHPVQGEKAAGVVFLRPASPGTGVIAGGPVRAVLEAAGVHDVLSKSLGSSNAINIVHATVAALKLLESPEMVAARRGLTVEEVAPAALLRAGKEGIAEAKAKADAGVGA; from the coding sequence ATGAGCGGGCAGCAGCGCCGCGGAGGCGGAGGCGGACGCGGTCGTGGAAACGACCGTGGCGCCGAGAAGTCGCAGTACATCGAGAAGGTCGTCACGATCAACCGTGTCGCCAAGGTCGTCAAGGGTGGTCGTCGCTTCAGCTTCACCGCTCTCGTGATCGTCGGCGACGGTGACGGTCAGGTCGGCATCGGCTACGGCAAGGCCAAGGAAGTCCCCACAGCGATCGCCAAGGGCGTCGAAGAGGCCAAGAAGTCCTTCTTCCGCGTCCCGCGCATCCAGGGTACGATCCCGCACCCGGTGCAGGGCGAGAAGGCGGCTGGCGTCGTCTTCCTGCGTCCCGCATCGCCCGGTACCGGCGTCATCGCCGGTGGCCCGGTGCGCGCCGTGCTCGAGGCGGCAGGCGTCCACGACGTCCTGTCCAAGTCGCTCGGCTCGTCCAACGCGATCAACATCGTCCACGCGACCGTGGCGGCCCTCAAGCTGCTCGAGTCGCCGGAGATGGTGGCTGCGCGTCGCGGCCTGACGGTCGAGGAGGTCGCTCCGGCGGCGCTCCTGCGGGCCGGCAAGGAAGGCATCGCCGAGGCCAAGGCCAAGGCAGACGCGGGAGTGGGTGCGTGA
- the rplR gene encoding 50S ribosomal protein L18, producing the protein MAISIKHAKHTSPRTASRLRRQVRGRKKIEGSAERPRLVITRSSKHIVAQVVNDLEGRTLASASTMEADLRSSDGDKTAKARKVGELVADRAKAAGVATVVFDRAGNKYAGRVAALADGAREGGLEF; encoded by the coding sequence ATGGCTATCTCGATCAAGCACGCCAAGCACACGTCGCCCCGTACGGCTTCGCGTCTGCGCCGTCAGGTGCGAGGACGCAAGAAGATCGAGGGTTCGGCGGAGCGTCCGCGTCTCGTCATCACCCGTTCGAGCAAGCACATCGTTGCCCAGGTCGTCAACGACCTCGAAGGCCGCACGCTGGCCTCCGCGTCGACGATGGAAGCCGATCTGCGCTCGTCCGACGGTGACAAGACCGCCAAGGCCCGCAAGGTCGGCGAGCTCGTCGCCGATCGTGCCAAGGCTGCCGGCGTCGCCACCGTCGTCTTCGACCGCGCGGGCAACAAGTACGCCGGCCGTGTCGCAGCCCTGGCTGACGGCGCGCGCGAGGGCGGACTGGAGTTCTGA
- the rplF gene encoding 50S ribosomal protein L6, giving the protein MSRIGKIPVTIPSGVEVTIEGQDIRVKGPKGELSHTVAEPIKVSKSDDGTLAVERPDDERRSKALHGLSRTLIANMVTGVTEGYEKKLEIVGVGYRVQAKGPAALEFALGFSHPVPVQAPEGITFSVESPTKFAVHGIDKQAVGEVAANIRKIRKPEPYKGKGVRYAGEHVRRKVGKAGK; this is encoded by the coding sequence ATGTCACGCATTGGCAAGATTCCCGTCACGATCCCGTCCGGGGTCGAGGTCACGATCGAGGGCCAGGACATCCGCGTCAAGGGCCCCAAGGGCGAGCTGTCGCACACGGTCGCGGAGCCCATCAAGGTCTCCAAGTCCGACGACGGCACCCTCGCGGTCGAGCGTCCCGACGACGAGCGCCGGAGCAAGGCTCTCCACGGCCTCTCGCGCACCCTGATCGCCAACATGGTCACGGGTGTCACCGAGGGCTACGAGAAGAAGCTCGAGATCGTCGGCGTCGGTTACCGCGTCCAGGCCAAGGGCCCGGCTGCACTCGAGTTCGCGCTCGGCTTCAGCCACCCCGTCCCGGTCCAGGCTCCCGAGGGCATCACGTTCTCGGTCGAGTCGCCCACCAAGTTCGCCGTGCACGGCATCGACAAGCAGGCCGTCGGTGAGGTCGCAGCGAACATCCGCAAGATCCGCAAGCCCGAGCCTTACAAGGGCAAGGGCGTCCGCTACGCCGGCGAGCACGTCCGCCGCAAGGTCGGAAAGGCTGGTAAGTAG
- the rpsH gene encoding 30S ribosomal protein S8 — translation MTMTDPIADMLTRVRNGNQAYHDSVSMPYSKLKAGVAEILKQEGYITSIEVAEPKEGEVSKTLTITLKYGPHRERSIAGIRRISKPGLRVYAKSTGLPKVLGGLGVAIISTSQGLLTDRQANQKGVGGEVLAYVW, via the coding sequence ATGACAATGACCGATCCGATCGCCGACATGCTGACGCGTGTCCGCAACGGCAATCAGGCGTACCACGACAGCGTGTCGATGCCGTACTCCAAGCTCAAGGCCGGCGTAGCCGAGATCCTGAAGCAGGAGGGCTACATCACCTCGATCGAGGTCGCCGAGCCCAAGGAGGGTGAGGTGAGCAAGACGCTCACGATCACGCTCAAGTACGGGCCGCACCGCGAGCGTTCCATCGCTGGCATCCGCCGCATCAGCAAGCCGGGTCTGCGCGTCTACGCGAAGTCGACCGGCCTGCCCAAGGTGCTCGGTGGACTCGGCGTCGCGATCATCTCGACGAGCCAGGGTCTGCTCACGGACCGCCAGGCCAACCAGAAGGGCGTAGGCGGAGAAGTCCTCGCCTACGTCTGGTGA
- a CDS encoding type Z 30S ribosomal protein S14, with protein sequence MAKTGLKVKAARKPKFAVRGYTRCQRCGRPRSVYKKFGLCRICLREMAHRGELPGITKSSW encoded by the coding sequence ATGGCGAAGACTGGACTCAAGGTCAAGGCCGCCCGCAAGCCCAAGTTCGCGGTACGCGGCTACACCCGTTGCCAGCGCTGTGGCCGACCCCGGTCGGTCTACAAGAAGTTCGGCCTCTGCCGCATCTGCCTTCGCGAGATGGCACACCGTGGCGAGCTGCCGGGCATCACCAAGAGCTCCTGGTAA
- the rplE gene encoding 50S ribosomal protein L5: MATTTAPRLKARYREEILPALREQFDYANVMQVPGLTKIVVNMGVGEAARDGKLIEGALRDLTAITGQKPQVTKARKSIAQFKLREGMPIGAHVTLRGDRMWEFLDRLLTLALPRIRDFRGLSPKQFDGRGNYTFGLTEQVMFHEIDQDKIDRSRGMDITIVTTATNDDEGRALLTLLGFPYKEN, translated from the coding sequence ATGGCCACCACCACCGCACCGCGGCTCAAGGCGCGCTACCGCGAAGAGATCCTTCCGGCGCTTCGTGAGCAGTTCGACTACGCCAACGTCATGCAGGTTCCCGGCCTCACCAAGATCGTCGTCAACATGGGCGTCGGCGAGGCTGCCCGCGACGGCAAGCTGATCGAGGGCGCGCTCCGCGACCTCACCGCCATCACGGGACAGAAGCCGCAGGTCACCAAGGCTCGCAAGTCGATCGCCCAGTTCAAGCTGCGTGAGGGCATGCCGATCGGCGCGCACGTCACGCTGCGTGGCGACCGCATGTGGGAGTTCCTCGACCGTCTGCTGACGCTCGCGCTGCCCCGCATCCGTGACTTCCGTGGGCTCTCGCCCAAGCAGTTCGACGGCCGCGGCAACTACACGTTCGGTCTGACCGAGCAGGTCATGTTCCACGAGATCGACCAGGACAAGATCGATCGGTCGCGCGGCATGGACATCACGATCGTCACCACGGCCACCAACGACGACGAGGGTCGGGCGCTGCTCACGCTGCTCGGCTTCCCGTACAAGGAGAACTGA
- the rplX gene encoding 50S ribosomal protein L24: protein MARKGTISIRKGDQVKVIAGKDKGVTGSVIEVIADQNRVIVEGVNRVKRHTKPSQAGGAGSGGIITSEAPIHISNVMLLADKTPTRVGYRRDDVTKNRPDGSTYTAQRSVRIAKKTGKEI from the coding sequence ATGGCCCGCAAAGGCACCATCAGCATTCGCAAGGGTGACCAGGTCAAGGTCATCGCTGGCAAGGACAAGGGCGTGACCGGATCGGTGATCGAAGTGATCGCTGACCAGAACCGCGTCATCGTCGAGGGCGTCAACCGCGTCAAGCGCCACACCAAGCCTTCACAGGCCGGTGGCGCAGGCTCGGGCGGCATCATCACCAGCGAGGCTCCGATCCACATCTCCAACGTGATGCTGCTCGCCGACAAGACCCCGACGCGTGTCGGCTACCGCCGCGACGACGTCACCAAGAACCGTCCCGACGGTTCCACCTACACCGCGCAGCGCAGCGTGCGCATCGCGAAGAAGACCGGAAAGGAGATCTGA
- the rplN gene encoding 50S ribosomal protein L14, whose translation MIQQESRLKVADNTGAKEILCIRVLGGSGRRYAGIGDTIVATVKDAIPGGNVKKGDVVKAVVVRTVKERRRPDGSYIKFDENAAVILKADGDPRGTRIFGPVGRELRDKKFMRIISLAPEVL comes from the coding sequence ATGATTCAGCAGGAGTCGCGACTCAAGGTCGCCGACAACACCGGTGCCAAGGAGATCCTTTGCATCCGTGTCCTCGGTGGCTCAGGTCGACGCTACGCGGGCATCGGCGACACGATCGTCGCCACTGTCAAGGACGCCATCCCCGGCGGAAACGTCAAGAAGGGTGATGTCGTCAAGGCTGTCGTCGTGCGCACCGTCAAGGAGCGCCGTCGTCCGGATGGTTCGTACATCAAGTTCGACGAGAACGCAGCCGTGATCCTCAAGGCCGATGGCGACCCGCGCGGTACGCGCATCTTCGGTCCCGTAGGCCGTGAACTTCGCGACAAGAAGTTCATGCGCATCATTTCGCTCGCACCGGAGGTGCTCTGA
- the rpsQ gene encoding 30S ribosomal protein S17: MTDKNQKDEAVTERTARKTFEGLVVSDKMDKTVVVNVEERVKHARYGKVLRRNIKFKAHDEANDAGIGDRVLIMETRPLSATKRWRIVEILEKAK; the protein is encoded by the coding sequence ATGACCGACAAGAACCAGAAGGACGAGGCAGTGACCGAACGTACAGCGCGCAAGACCTTCGAGGGGCTCGTTGTCAGCGACAAGATGGACAAGACCGTCGTGGTCAACGTCGAGGAGCGCGTCAAGCACGCGCGCTACGGCAAGGTCCTGCGTCGCAACATCAAGTTCAAGGCTCACGACGAGGCGAACGACGCCGGCATCGGTGACCGTGTCCTGATCATGGAGACACGTCCACTGTCCGCCACCAAGCGTTGGCGCATCGTGGAGATCCTCGAGAAGGCCAAGTAG
- the rpmC gene encoding 50S ribosomal protein L29 gives MAQHTTAAELRSVASDDLAAKLSEAKEELFNLRFQNATGQLDNTARLRAVRKDIARIYTVMRERELGIVEEVQA, from the coding sequence ATGGCGCAGCACACAACCGCAGCAGAGCTGCGCAGCGTCGCTTCCGACGACCTGGCAGCCAAGCTGTCAGAGGCCAAGGAAGAGCTGTTCAACCTGCGCTTCCAGAACGCCACCGGTCAGCTCGACAACACCGCCCGGCTTCGGGCAGTGCGCAAGGACATCGCCCGGATCTACACCGTCATGCGTGAGCGCGAGCTCGGCATCGTCGAGGAGGTCCAGGCATGA
- the rplP gene encoding 50S ribosomal protein L16, which produces MLMPRRVKYRKQHHPTRRGAAKGGTELAFGDYGIQCVTAAYVTNRQIESARIAMTRHIKRGGKVWINIYPDRPLTKKPAETRMGSGKGSPEWWVANVKPGRVMFELSGVSEEVAREAMRRAIHKLPMKARFITRETGEL; this is translated from the coding sequence ATGTTGATGCCCCGCAGGGTCAAGTACCGCAAGCAGCACCACCCCACGCGCCGCGGCGCGGCCAAGGGTGGCACCGAGCTCGCGTTCGGTGACTACGGCATCCAGTGCGTGACCGCCGCGTACGTGACGAACCGTCAGATCGAGTCCGCTCGTATCGCCATGACGCGTCACATCAAGCGTGGCGGCAAGGTCTGGATCAACATCTACCCGGACCGTCCGCTCACGAAGAAGCCTGCCGAGACCCGCATGGGTTCCGGCAAGGGTTCGCCTGAGTGGTGGGTCGCCAACGTCAAGCCCGGACGCGTCATGTTCGAGCTGTCGGGTGTCTCCGAGGAGGTTGCTCGCGAGGCCATGCGCCGCGCGATCCACAAGCTCCCCATGAAGGCCCGATTCATCACCCGAGAGACAGGTGAGCTGTGA
- the rpsC gene encoding 30S ribosomal protein S3: MGQKINPHGFRLGISTDHKSRWYADKLYKSYVGEDVKIRKMLTKGMDRAGISRVEIERTRDRVRVDIHTARPGIVIGRRGAEADRIRGDLEKLTGKQVQLNILEVKNPEMDAQLVAQGVAEQLSGRVQFRRAMRKAMQTTMRSGAKGIRIQCSGRLGGAEMSRSEFYREGRVPLHTLRADVDYGFYEAKTTFGRIGVKVWIYKGEVAGTRAEREAEAAKRAAAPGSNRRPARGGAAGGARRPERPARDDAAPAADAAAAAPATEAAATVAAPAAAAPEGGES; this comes from the coding sequence GTGGGACAGAAAATCAACCCGCACGGGTTCCGACTGGGCATCTCGACGGATCACAAGAGCCGTTGGTACGCCGACAAGCTCTACAAGAGCTACGTCGGCGAGGACGTCAAGATCCGCAAGATGCTCACCAAGGGCATGGACCGCGCCGGCATCAGCCGTGTCGAGATCGAGCGCACGCGTGACCGCGTACGTGTCGACATCCACACCGCTCGTCCCGGCATCGTCATCGGCCGCCGTGGCGCCGAGGCCGACCGCATCCGCGGCGACCTCGAGAAGCTCACGGGCAAGCAGGTGCAGCTGAACATCCTCGAGGTCAAGAACCCCGAGATGGACGCGCAGCTCGTCGCCCAGGGCGTTGCCGAGCAGCTGTCGGGTCGTGTGCAGTTCCGTCGCGCGATGCGCAAGGCGATGCAGACCACGATGCGCAGCGGTGCCAAGGGCATCCGTATCCAGTGCTCGGGTCGTCTCGGCGGCGCCGAGATGTCTCGCTCGGAGTTCTACCGCGAGGGCCGCGTGCCCCTGCACACGCTCCGTGCTGACGTCGACTACGGCTTCTACGAGGCCAAGACGACCTTCGGCCGTATCGGTGTGAAGGTCTGGATCTACAAGGGTGAGGTCGCGGGCACCCGCGCCGAGCGCGAGGCCGAAGCGGCCAAGCGCGCTGCTGCTCCGGGCAGCAACCGTCGCCCCGCCCGTGGTGGCGCCGCCGGTGGCGCACGTCGCCCCGAGCGTCCCGCCCGTGACGACGCCGCTCCGGCAGCCGACGCCGCTGCCGCGGCTCCGGCCACCGAGGCCGCCGCAACCGTTGCCGCGCCCGCCGCTGCAGCACCCGAAGGAGGGGAGAGCTGA
- the rplV gene encoding 50S ribosomal protein L22: MSAATRESISARRERLLGDEPGAFAVARFVRVTAQKSRRIADLIRGDSVENALATLQFAPQAVAENFYKLVDSAAANAETTEGLDRSDLVITVVQVDEGPTMKRWRPRAKGAANRILKRSSHLTVVVQPREVVQAKLDAANIKNSKKKGGNR, from the coding sequence ATGAGTGCAGCTACCCGTGAGAGCATCAGTGCTCGACGTGAGCGTCTGCTGGGCGACGAGCCCGGTGCGTTCGCCGTCGCTCGCTTCGTGCGCGTCACCGCGCAGAAGTCGCGCCGCATCGCGGACCTGATCCGCGGCGACTCGGTCGAGAACGCCCTGGCCACCCTGCAGTTCGCGCCGCAGGCCGTCGCCGAGAACTTCTACAAGCTCGTCGACAGCGCCGCGGCCAACGCCGAGACGACTGAAGGCCTCGACCGTTCCGACCTGGTCATCACCGTGGTCCAGGTCGACGAGGGCCCGACGATGAAGCGTTGGCGTCCGCGCGCCAAGGGTGCGGCCAACCGCATCCTCAAGCGCAGCAGCCACCTGACCGTGGTCGTACAGCCCCGCGAGGTCGTCCAGGCCAAGCTGGACGCGGCCAACATCAAGAACTCCAAGAAGAAGGGCGGGAACCGATAG
- the rpsS gene encoding 30S ribosomal protein S19 has translation MPRSLKKGPFVDGHLEKKVDAQNAADTHTVIKTWSRRSMILPSFIGHTIAVHDGRKHVPVFITDSMVGHKLGEFAPTRTFRGHEKDDRKAKRR, from the coding sequence ATGCCACGCAGTTTGAAGAAGGGCCCGTTCGTTGACGGGCACCTCGAGAAGAAGGTCGACGCGCAGAACGCCGCCGACACTCACACCGTGATCAAGACCTGGTCGCGTCGCTCGATGATCCTGCCGTCCTTCATCGGACACACGATCGCCGTGCACGACGGCCGCAAGCACGTGCCCGTGTTCATCACGGACTCGATGGTGGGTCACAAGCTGGGCGAGTTCGCCCCGACCCGCACGTTCCGCGGTCACGAGAAGGACGACCGGAAGGCGAAGAGGCGATGA
- the rplB gene encoding 50S ribosomal protein L2, giving the protein MAIRKYKPTTPGRRGSSVADFAEITRTTPEKSLTEPLPKKGGRNNQGRITTRHQGGGHKRAYRIIDFRRYDKDGVPAKVAHIEYDPNRTARIALLHYADGEKRYIIAPEGLKQGMTVESGVGSDIKVGNNLPLRNIPVGTLINGIELRPGGGAKMGRSAGTKVQLVAKEGNKAQLRLPSGEMRYVDVRCRATIGEVGNAEQSNINWGKAGRNRWKGKRPTVRGVAMNPVDHPHGGGEGKTSGGRHPVSPWGKPEGRTRKRKASDSQIVRRRKSGR; this is encoded by the coding sequence ATGGCTATTCGCAAGTACAAGCCGACAACCCCGGGCCGTCGTGGCTCGAGCGTTGCCGACTTCGCCGAGATCACCCGCACGACGCCTGAGAAGTCGCTGACGGAGCCGCTGCCCAAGAAGGGCGGCCGCAACAACCAGGGACGCATCACCACGCGTCACCAGGGTGGCGGTCACAAGCGCGCCTACCGCATCATCGACTTCCGTCGCTACGACAAGGACGGCGTGCCGGCCAAGGTCGCTCACATCGAGTACGACCCCAACCGCACCGCGCGCATCGCGCTCCTGCACTACGCCGACGGCGAGAAGCGCTACATCATCGCGCCCGAGGGCCTCAAGCAGGGCATGACCGTCGAGTCCGGTGTCGGTTCCGACATCAAGGTCGGCAACAACCTGCCCCTGCGCAACATCCCCGTGGGCACGCTGATCAACGGCATCGAGCTGCGTCCGGGCGGTGGCGCCAAGATGGGCCGCTCCGCCGGCACCAAGGTGCAGCTCGTCGCCAAGGAGGGCAACAAGGCGCAGCTGCGTCTGCCCTCCGGTGAGATGCGCTACGTCGACGTCCGCTGCCGCGCCACGATCGGCGAGGTCGGCAACGCCGAGCAGTCCAACATCAACTGGGGCAAGGCCGGACGCAACCGCTGGAAGGGCAAGCGCCCGACCGTCCGCGGTGTCGCCATGAACCCGGTCGACCACCCGCACGGTGGTGGTGAGGGCAAGACGTCCGGTGGACGTCACCCCGTCTCCCCGTGGGGCAAGCCGGAAGGCCGCACGCGCAAGCGCAAGGCCAGCGACTCCCAGATCGTCCGCCGCCGCAAGTCCGGCCGCTGA
- the rplW gene encoding 50S ribosomal protein L23, producing MSTIHKDHRDILIAPVVSEKSYGLLDDNKYTFVVHPDANKTEIKIAVEKIFGVKVTAVNTLNRKGKTRRTRSGLGKRKDTKRAIVSVAAGQSIDIFSSPSN from the coding sequence GTGAGCACGATCCACAAGGACCACCGCGACATCCTGATCGCGCCGGTCGTCAGCGAGAAGAGCTACGGCCTGCTCGATGACAACAAGTACACGTTCGTGGTGCACCCCGACGCCAACAAGACGGAGATCAAGATCGCCGTCGAGAAGATCTTCGGCGTCAAGGTCACTGCGGTCAACACGCTCAACCGCAAGGGCAAGACCCGTCGCACGCGTTCGGGGCTCGGCAAGCGCAAGGACACCAAGCGAGCCATCGTGAGTGTCGCCGCAGGCCAGAGCATCGACATCTTCTCGAGCCCGAGCAACTGA